A genomic window from Zootoca vivipara chromosome Z, rZooViv1.1, whole genome shotgun sequence includes:
- the LOC118077495 gene encoding telomeric repeat-binding factor 2-like, whose protein sequence is MEDLGCGESLEGAAAAARENTLEAAVNRWALLFYAHQAIQAFSAGHSQDFRQLRNIIYAVLARPLMLEKRIAIQMWIIQLLSRIDEDFTIDIKTKLTPLEYALVLLDEMKNELDIDVIEEMRREIMEAAVITCLKNEAYGQAREILNKHLTKDPSSQEMRSTLQSIIEEKTSTHPAICNFSYDRFQQRILLHLESCLSDSEPFLLEMAKKDLENKIEPRLNPLEMATKEEMVKNTPEQQMLYPESVRISDETLEESRSEGGPKKILEMPLMEAKEAILEFAFEFTEVADVYQAASKLEEETSGAAEPTVVTDATVSAASSDSDRLAKRRRHDEDELSGLESKEGGSGDDSVFFSSSSGGSSSSSTSFSGPKRKMWTSEESQWIKKGVKMFGEGKWKAISQAFPFKNRTAGGIKDRWRTMKKRNLENDLEATTLHQNPMS, encoded by the exons ATGGAGGACCTTGGTTGTGGCGAGTCGCTTGAAGGAGCTGCCGCGGCGGCTCGCGAAAATACCTTAGAGGCGGCGGTGAACCGGTGGGCCCTCCTGTTCTACGCCCACCAGGCCATTCAGGCTTTTTCGGCCGGCCACAGCCAGGACTTTCGCCAGCTGCGGAACATCATATATG CTGTGCTTGCACGGCCCCTAATGCTGGAGAAACgcattgccattcagatgtgGATTATCCAGCTTCTGTCTAGGATTGATGAAGATTTTACCATTGATATCAAAACCAAGTTAACGCCTCTTGAATATGCCCTTGTTCTTTTGGATGAGATGAAGAATGAATTGGACATTGATGTAATAGAAGAAATGAGGAGGGAAATAATGGAAGCG GCTGTTATAACCTGTCTAAAAAATGAAGCATATGGACAAGCCagagaaatattaaataaacacCTAACAAAGGACCCAAGTTCCCAG GAAATGAGATCGACGTTGCAGAGCATCATTGAAGAAAAAACATCCACTCATCCAGCCATCTGCAACTTCTCCTATGATCGTTTCCAGCAGAGAATACTTCTGCATTTAGAAAGCTGCTTGAGTGACTCTGAACCCTTTCTCTTAGAG ATGGCCAAAAAGGATTTGGAAAATAAGATTGAGCCCAGGCTCAATCCTTTGGAAATGGCCACCAAGGAGGAAATGGTGAAAAATACCCCAGAGCAGCAGATGCTTTACCCTGAATCTGTGAGAATATCTGATGAGACTTTGGAAGAGTCCAGGTCTGAGGGAGGCCCTAAGAAGATACTTGAAATGCCTTTGATGGAGGCAAAGGAAGCTATTTTGGAATTTGCTTTTGAATTTACTGAAGTGGCGGATGTGTATCAGGCAGCTTCAAAGCTAGAAGAAGAAACCAGTGGAGCTGCAGAGCCTACTGTGGTTACTGATGCCACTGTCTCAGCAGCTTCCAGTGACTCTGACAG ATTAGCTAAGAGGAGACGTCATGATGAAGATGAACTCTCAGGCCTGG AATCGAAGGAAGGCGGCAGCGGCGACGACAGCGTCTTCTTCAGTAGTagtagtggcggcagcagcagcagcagcacttccttCTCTGGTCCTAAAAGGAAG ATGTGGACTTCAGAGGAGTCTCAGTGGATTAAGAAAGGAGTGAAGATGTTCGGGGAAGGGAAGTGGAAAGCCATTTCCCAGGCATTCCCTTTTAAGAACCGGACTGCTGGGGGGATCAAGGACCGATGGCGGACAATGAAGAAACGGAACTTGGAGAATGACCTGGAGGCAACCACACTGCACCAAAATCCAATGAGTtaa